In one window of Ruminococcus hominis DNA:
- a CDS encoding histidinol-phosphatase HisJ family protein — protein MILSDSHMHTIFSTDSDTSVEKMIDGAIAKGLRSICITDHFDKDFPSDTEFGKDAFQFDLDEYMHTMKKIQKEYEDKIHIRIGIELGLQTHLQEFYQKLTQQYPFDFVIGSVHLVDGKDPYYREGFAELSDRELYRKGFENTLENLQHVTAFDVLGHLDYVVRYGTYKEKEYSQTEFSDIIDEILKRVIELGKGIELNTAGWKYGLPFCNPHPDVLKRYRELGGEIITIGADGHKPEHIAYDFGKVNDVLKACGFKYYTEFEERKPIFKQLT, from the coding sequence ATGATATTAAGCGACAGCCATATGCACACCATTTTTTCTACAGACAGTGATACGTCGGTGGAAAAAATGATAGATGGTGCAATAGCAAAAGGATTAAGATCAATTTGCATTACAGATCATTTTGATAAAGATTTTCCTTCTGATACAGAATTTGGGAAAGATGCTTTTCAATTCGATTTGGATGAATATATGCATACTATGAAAAAAATACAGAAAGAATATGAAGATAAGATACATATTCGAATTGGAATAGAGCTTGGACTGCAGACTCATTTGCAAGAATTCTATCAAAAACTGACACAACAGTATCCATTTGATTTTGTAATTGGTTCTGTGCATCTGGTAGATGGGAAAGATCCGTACTACAGAGAGGGGTTCGCTGAATTGTCGGACCGCGAATTATATAGAAAAGGATTTGAGAATACTTTAGAAAATCTGCAACATGTAACAGCATTCGATGTGCTGGGACATTTGGACTATGTAGTGCGTTATGGGACTTACAAGGAAAAAGAATATTCACAGACAGAGTTTTCAGATATTATTGATGAAATTCTAAAACGCGTTATTGAGCTTGGAAAAGGCATTGAGTTAAATACCGCAGGATGGAAATATGGACTTCCGTTTTGTAATCCGCACCCGGATGTGTTGAAAAGATACCGGGAGCTTGGAGGAGAAATCATAACGATTGGAGCGGACGGACATAAGCCGGAACATATTGCATATGATTTCGGAAAGGTAAATGATGTCTTAAAGGCTTGTGGGTTTAAATATTATACAGAATTTGAAGAAAGAAAACCGATTTTTAAACAACTTACATAA
- the mnmA gene encoding tRNA 2-thiouridine(34) synthase MnmA translates to MSTVVVGMSGGVDSSVAAYLLKEQGYDVVGVTMQIWQDEEQAVQEENGGCCGLSAVEDARRVAANLEIPYYVMNFKQEFKENVIDYFVDEYLHGRTPNPCIACNRYVKWESLLTRSLSIGADYIATGHYARIDQLENGRYAIRRSATLAKDQTYALYNLTQEQLKRTLMPVGQYSKDEIRKIAEKIGLLVANKPDSQDICFVPDGDYAAYIEENAGVKIPEGNFVTLDGKVLGKHKGIIHYTVGQRKGLGLSLGYPAFVLEIRPETNEVVIGTNEDSMTTTLKANRVNFMSVEDLPEPKRVFAKIRYNHKGAWCTVEKTGEDEITCTFEEPQRAVTPGQAVVLYDGEYVLGGGTII, encoded by the coding sequence ATGAGCACAGTAGTAGTAGGAATGTCCGGAGGTGTGGATTCTTCTGTTGCAGCATATCTGTTGAAAGAACAAGGATATGATGTAGTAGGAGTGACAATGCAGATCTGGCAGGATGAAGAACAGGCTGTACAAGAAGAAAATGGTGGATGCTGCGGGTTGAGTGCAGTAGAAGATGCACGCCGCGTAGCAGCAAATTTGGAAATTCCATATTATGTAATGAATTTCAAACAGGAATTCAAAGAAAATGTGATAGATTATTTTGTGGATGAATATCTTCATGGAAGAACTCCAAATCCGTGTATTGCATGCAATCGATATGTAAAATGGGAGTCCTTGCTGACAAGAAGTCTTTCAATTGGAGCAGATTATATTGCGACAGGACATTATGCGAGAATTGATCAGCTTGAGAATGGCAGATATGCGATTCGGCGTTCTGCTACACTGGCAAAGGATCAGACTTATGCACTGTACAATTTGACACAAGAACAACTGAAAAGAACGTTGATGCCAGTCGGACAGTATTCAAAAGATGAGATTCGCAAGATAGCAGAGAAGATAGGATTATTGGTTGCAAATAAGCCAGACAGTCAGGATATATGTTTTGTGCCGGATGGAGACTATGCTGCTTATATAGAAGAAAATGCAGGTGTAAAAATTCCGGAAGGTAATTTTGTAACATTAGATGGGAAGGTTTTAGGAAAACATAAAGGAATCATTCATTATACAGTGGGGCAACGAAAAGGTCTTGGTCTGTCATTGGGATACCCGGCTTTTGTATTGGAAATTCGTCCGGAGACAAATGAAGTTGTGATTGGAACAAATGAAGATTCAATGACAACCACATTAAAGGCAAACAGGGTGAATTTTATGTCGGTTGAAGATTTGCCGGAACCAAAAAGAGTTTTTGCAAAAATCAGATATAATCATAAAGGTGCTTGGTGTACGGTAGAAAAAACAGGTGAAGATGAGATTACCTGTACATTTGAAGAACCGCAAAGAGCAGTGACCCCGGGACAGGCAGTTGTATTGTATGATGGAGAATATGTACTTGGAGGCGGAACAATCATATGA
- the nifU gene encoding Fe-S cluster assembly scaffold protein NifU, which translates to MYSEKVMDHFQHPRNVGEIENASGVGTVGNAKCGDIMRIYLDIDENQIIRDVKFKTFGCGAAVATSSMATELVKGKNIQEAMQITNKAVMEALDGLPPVKVHCSLLAEEAIHAALWDYAEKNGIKIEGLEKPKSDIHEGEEEEEEEY; encoded by the coding sequence ATGTATTCAGAAAAAGTTATGGATCATTTTCAACATCCAAGAAATGTAGGAGAAATCGAAAACGCAAGTGGAGTAGGTACAGTAGGTAATGCGAAATGTGGAGATATCATGAGAATTTATCTTGATATTGATGAAAATCAGATCATCCGTGATGTAAAGTTTAAAACATTTGGATGCGGTGCAGCAGTTGCAACAAGCAGTATGGCAACAGAACTTGTAAAAGGTAAAAATATCCAGGAGGCAATGCAGATTACAAACAAAGCAGTTATGGAGGCTCTTGATGGACTTCCACCGGTAAAAGTACATTGCTCACTGCTTGCCGAAGAAGCCATCCATGCAGCACTTTGGGATTATGCAGAAAAAAATGGTATTAAGATTGAAGGACTTGAAAAACCAAAATCAGATATCCATGAAGGTGAAGAAGAGGAAGAAGAGGAATATTAA
- the nifS gene encoding cysteine desulfurase NifS → MSRLIYLDNAATTKTAPEVVEAMLPYFTEHYGNPSSIYGFAAANKEVITKQRETIANALGAKTNEIYFTAGGSESDNWALKATAEAYEKKGKHIITSKIEHHAILHTCEYLEKRGYEVTYLNVDENGVVDLEELKAAIRPDTILISVMFANNEIGTIQPIKEIGEIAHEHGILFHTDAVQAFGQVPINVDECHIDMLSASGHKLNGPKGIGFLYIRTGVKIRSFVHGGAQERKRRAGTENVPGIVGIGKATERAISTMKERTAKEIELRDYLIERIENEIPYCRLNGDRKKRLPNNVNFSFRFVEGESLLIMLDMKGICASSGSACTSGSLDPSHVLLAIGLPHEIAHGSLRMTLSEEVSKEDLNYVVDNLKAIVENLRKMSPLYEDFVKKQNK, encoded by the coding sequence ATGAGCAGATTAATTTATTTAGATAATGCAGCAACAACAAAAACTGCACCGGAAGTTGTAGAAGCAATGCTTCCATATTTTACAGAACATTATGGAAATCCATCTAGTATTTATGGATTTGCTGCTGCGAACAAAGAAGTGATTACAAAGCAAAGAGAAACAATTGCAAATGCATTGGGTGCAAAAACAAATGAAATTTATTTCACAGCAGGTGGTTCGGAATCCGACAACTGGGCACTGAAAGCAACAGCGGAAGCTTACGAGAAAAAAGGAAAACATATTATCACAAGTAAAATCGAACACCATGCGATTCTGCATACATGTGAATATCTTGAGAAGCGTGGCTATGAAGTGACCTACCTTAATGTAGATGAGAATGGTGTCGTGGATTTGGAGGAACTCAAAGCTGCAATCCGTCCGGATACAATTTTAATTTCAGTTATGTTTGCAAATAATGAGATTGGCACAATTCAGCCAATCAAAGAGATTGGTGAGATTGCACATGAACATGGAATTCTCTTCCATACAGATGCGGTTCAGGCATTTGGACAGGTTCCAATTAATGTAGATGAATGTCATATTGATATGCTTAGTGCAAGTGGACATAAGTTGAATGGACCAAAGGGAATCGGTTTCTTATATATTAGAACAGGTGTTAAAATACGTTCGTTTGTTCATGGCGGTGCACAGGAAAGAAAACGTCGTGCGGGTACAGAGAATGTTCCTGGAATCGTCGGAATAGGAAAAGCAACAGAGCGTGCAATCAGCACAATGAAAGAACGTACTGCAAAAGAAATAGAATTGAGAGATTATCTGATCGAAAGAATTGAAAATGAAATTCCGTATTGCCGCCTTAACGGAGATAGAAAAAAACGTTTACCAAATAATGTGAATTTCAGTTTCCGCTTTGTAGAAGGAGAATCCCTTTTGATTATGCTTGATATGAAAGGTATTTGTGCTTCAAGTGGTTCAGCATGTACATCAGGTTCATTAGATCCATCCCATGTACTTTTGGCAATCGGACTTCCACATGAAATCGCACATGGTTCTTTGAGAATGACATTGAGTGAAGAAGTGTCAAAAGAAGATTTGAATTATGTAGTAGACAACTTAAAAGCAATTGTGGAGAATTTAAGAAAGATGTCTCCATTATATGAGGATTTTGTGAAAAAACAAAATAAATAA
- a CDS encoding RrF2 family transcriptional regulator — translation MHKKSEGDKLKLSTKGRYGLRALIDLAQYSEEEPVSITSISNRQGISERYLEQLMAKLKKAEIVKSIRGAGGGYILGKDMHEISVGDVLRALEGSLDPVECSGLSAEEGCSASENCVTKYVWQKINDSINQTVDSIMLDQLVEESKQKCCDAGMTQSGKCKN, via the coding sequence ATGCATAAAAAGTCAGAAGGTGATAAATTGAAATTATCTACAAAAGGAAGATATGGACTGCGTGCGCTGATCGATCTGGCACAATATAGTGAGGAGGAGCCTGTTTCTATAACAAGCATTTCCAACAGACAGGGAATCTCAGAACGTTATTTAGAACAGCTTATGGCAAAGCTTAAGAAAGCAGAAATCGTAAAAAGTATACGAGGCGCCGGAGGCGGGTATATATTAGGAAAAGATATGCATGAGATTTCAGTAGGAGATGTATTAAGAGCATTGGAGGGAAGTTTAGATCCGGTAGAATGTTCAGGGCTCAGTGCTGAAGAAGGCTGTTCAGCCTCGGAAAATTGCGTTACCAAATATGTATGGCAAAAGATTAATGACAGTATCAATCAGACGGTAGACAGTATTATGTTAGATCAACTTGTAGAAGAAAGTAAACAGAAATGCTGTGATGCAGGTATGACACAGTCTGGGAAATGTAAGAATTAA
- a CDS encoding polysaccharide biosynthesis protein, with translation MSKKQSIILGTVILTLTGFLSRFIGFFYRIFLSRVFGEEGIGLYQLIFPVYALCISFSISGIETALSRTVARKQALGKPDEAKEVLLSGLTFAFFLSLFCTFFIQKNAFFIADRLLHDSRCKNMLIILSYAFPFCAIHSCICGYYYGLKETKIPAISQLIEQSTRILSVYIFFFLLIRKGHTVSISIAVSGLVIGELFSTAYAAQIFNYFSCTLTTITNLCKNFPRHLRELLSLSIPLTANRVLINLLQSIEAISIPVQLRRFQYSASESLRIYGVLNGMALPCILFPTAVTSSLSIMLMPAVAEIQAAQDPSSLLRIIKKVSRFCFSLGLFSCLCFLLFGHLLGNILFHSDSAGNFIVTLSWICPFLYVNSSFLSIINGLGKTGWTFLINTFGLSVRILSVFYIIPLFGIQGYLWGLLSSQLLVSLLCILLIYHWFSINQ, from the coding sequence ATGTCTAAAAAGCAATCAATTATTCTCGGAACAGTTATTTTAACATTAACTGGTTTTCTAAGCCGGTTTATAGGATTTTTTTATCGTATTTTTTTGAGTCGTGTTTTTGGTGAAGAAGGCATCGGTCTTTATCAGCTTATTTTCCCTGTATATGCACTTTGCATCTCATTTTCCATTTCTGGTATAGAAACCGCTCTTTCTCGTACCGTTGCCCGCAAACAGGCTCTTGGCAAACCCGATGAAGCCAAAGAAGTTTTATTATCAGGATTAACTTTCGCTTTCTTTCTTTCCCTTTTTTGTACTTTCTTTATTCAAAAAAACGCATTCTTTATCGCCGATAGGCTTTTACATGATTCCCGCTGTAAAAACATGCTAATCATCTTGTCCTATGCTTTCCCTTTCTGTGCTATTCACAGTTGTATCTGTGGATATTATTATGGTCTTAAGGAAACTAAGATTCCTGCTATTTCGCAGCTTATAGAACAAAGTACTCGTATTTTATCCGTTTACATTTTTTTCTTCCTTCTAATCCGAAAAGGACATACCGTATCTATTTCCATAGCCGTCAGTGGTCTTGTTATAGGTGAATTATTTTCAACCGCATATGCCGCACAAATTTTTAATTATTTTTCTTGTACTTTGACTACAATAACTAATCTATGCAAAAATTTTCCCCGTCACTTACGCGAGTTATTATCTTTGTCCATTCCACTCACTGCCAATCGCGTATTAATTAATCTCTTACAGAGTATAGAAGCAATTTCCATCCCTGTGCAATTAAGACGTTTTCAGTATTCCGCTTCGGAGTCTCTTCGGATTTACGGTGTATTAAACGGAATGGCTTTGCCATGCATTCTTTTCCCTACGGCTGTCACTAGTTCATTGTCTATTATGTTGATGCCCGCTGTTGCTGAGATTCAGGCAGCTCAAGATCCTTCTTCTTTACTACGAATTATAAAAAAAGTAAGCAGATTTTGTTTTTCTCTTGGTTTATTCTCCTGTTTATGCTTTCTGCTTTTTGGTCATTTACTCGGAAATATTCTTTTTCATAGTGATTCAGCCGGAAATTTTATTGTAACGCTTTCCTGGATTTGCCCTTTCTTGTATGTAAATTCTTCTTTTTTAAGTATTATAAATGGTCTGGGTAAAACAGGATGGACATTTCTAATTAATACATTCGGCTTGTCTGTAAGAATTCTCAGTGTTTTTTATATCATCCCGCTCTTTGGAATACAAGGTTATTTATGGGGACTGCTCAGCAGTCAATTACTTGTCAGTCTTCTTTGCATTCTTCTTATCTATCACTGGTTTTCTATAAACCAATAA
- a CDS encoding stage II sporulation protein M, with the protein MRSLQVKKQLLAFFMPGFLIGILYANCFLKQTIVDTNLFDIEILKKYTEINSFGNIYFLYIVQIRLIPFALLMALAFTKIKKLLMPIVVSGSAFSIGILLTVAVIKTGMKGVLLCIVSVIPQTICYVPAYLVLLIYCMQYPSGQWSRQKTVFVFGMLMIGMMIEAYLTPVIIRSILRQY; encoded by the coding sequence GTGAGATCACTTCAGGTGAAAAAGCAACTTTTAGCTTTTTTTATGCCGGGCTTTTTAATTGGTATTTTATATGCCAATTGCTTTTTGAAACAGACAATAGTAGATACGAATCTTTTTGATATTGAAATTTTAAAGAAGTATACAGAAATAAACTCATTTGGAAACATTTATTTCCTCTATATTGTCCAAATCCGTCTAATTCCGTTTGCGTTATTAATGGCATTGGCATTTACAAAAATAAAGAAGCTGTTAATGCCGATTGTGGTCAGTGGCAGTGCGTTTTCGATTGGAATATTACTGACAGTTGCAGTTATAAAAACGGGAATGAAAGGAGTTTTACTTTGTATTGTATCCGTAATTCCTCAAACGATATGTTATGTGCCGGCATATTTAGTTTTATTGATATACTGTATGCAATATCCGAGCGGACAGTGGAGCCGACAGAAAACAGTTTTTGTCTTTGGCATGTTGATGATAGGGATGATGATAGAGGCATATCTGACACCGGTAATAATAAGAAGTATTTTAAGGCAGTACTAA
- a CDS encoding NUDIX hydrolase: MSEHFKRLKRELKFKGAIIDFYQDTMEIDENHTATWDFINHKGAAAVVPVTKEGKILMVRQYRNALDRYTLEIPAGALDTVDEPGIECASRELEEETGYKSNNLEWLITLRTTVAFCNEKIEVFVARDLIPSHQHLDEDEFIDLKEYTLDELKEKIFSGEIEDSKTVSALMAYAVKFHQ, encoded by the coding sequence ATGAGTGAACATTTTAAAAGATTAAAAAGAGAATTAAAATTTAAAGGCGCGATTATTGATTTTTATCAGGATACGATGGAGATTGATGAGAATCATACAGCAACCTGGGATTTTATTAACCACAAAGGAGCTGCAGCGGTCGTTCCTGTTACGAAAGAAGGGAAAATTCTGATGGTAAGACAATATCGTAATGCTTTAGATCGATACACATTGGAAATACCTGCAGGTGCATTGGATACAGTAGATGAACCGGGAATCGAATGTGCGTCAAGAGAACTGGAAGAAGAGACGGGATATAAGAGTAACAATTTAGAATGGCTTATCACTCTTAGAACAACAGTAGCATTTTGTAATGAAAAAATAGAAGTATTTGTAGCAAGAGATTTGATTCCATCACATCAACATCTGGATGAAGATGAATTTATCGATTTGAAAGAGTATACATTGGATGAATTGAAAGAAAAAATCTTTTCAGGAGAAATCGAAGATTCAAAAACAGTATCTGCTTTGATGGCGTATGCAGTAAAATTTCATCAATAA
- the rny gene encoding ribonuclease Y: MQLISIIIAIALALIVGIVTHFVTISNLKKDADSKIGNAESKAREIIDDAVKTAETTKKEALLEVKEESIKTKNELEKETKERRAELQSYEKRVLAKEASVDKRTEAIGQREARFTAKEEQLRQKELKVEELNQKRVQELERISGLTSEQAKEYLLKTVEDDVKHDTAKMIKDLETQAKADADKKAKEYVVSAIQRCAADHVAETTISVVQLPSDEMKGRIIGREGRNIRTLETLTGVELIIDDTPEAVVLSGFDPIRREIARIALERLIVDGRIHPARIEEMVEKAQREVETMIREEGEAAALEVGVTGIHPELIRLLGRMKFRTSYGQNALKHSVEVAQLSGLLAGEIGLDVRMAKRAGLLHDIGKSIDHDVEGSHIQIGADLCRKYKESATVINTVESHHGDTEPQTLIACVVQAADTISAARPGARRETIETYTNRLKQLEEITNQFKGVDKSFAIQAGREIRVMVVPEQVTDDDMVLMARDIAKQIEFELEYPGQIKVNVIRESRVTDYAK, translated from the coding sequence GTGCAATTAATAAGTATAATTATTGCTATAGCCCTCGCGTTGATAGTTGGGATTGTTACTCACTTTGTTACGATTTCCAATTTAAAGAAGGATGCAGATTCTAAAATTGGAAATGCAGAATCAAAGGCAAGAGAGATAATCGATGATGCCGTTAAAACTGCTGAAACAACGAAAAAAGAAGCTCTTTTGGAAGTGAAGGAAGAGTCTATAAAGACAAAGAATGAACTTGAGAAAGAGACAAAGGAAAGAAGAGCCGAATTGCAGTCTTATGAAAAACGTGTGCTTGCAAAAGAAGCGTCAGTTGACAAAAGAACAGAGGCAATCGGACAGCGCGAAGCAAGGTTTACAGCGAAGGAAGAACAGCTCAGACAGAAAGAACTGAAAGTGGAAGAGCTGAATCAAAAAAGAGTACAGGAACTGGAACGAATCTCAGGACTTACCTCCGAACAAGCAAAAGAATATCTGTTAAAAACTGTGGAAGATGATGTGAAGCATGATACAGCTAAGATGATCAAAGACCTGGAGACACAGGCAAAAGCGGATGCTGACAAGAAAGCAAAAGAATATGTTGTCAGTGCCATTCAGCGTTGTGCAGCAGATCATGTAGCTGAGACAACAATTTCTGTTGTACAGCTTCCAAGCGATGAAATGAAAGGAAGAATTATCGGACGTGAGGGACGTAATATCCGTACCCTTGAGACGTTGACAGGTGTTGAACTGATTATTGATGATACACCGGAAGCGGTTGTATTGTCCGGATTTGATCCAATTCGTCGTGAAATTGCAAGAATTGCTCTGGAAAGATTGATCGTAGATGGACGTATCCATCCGGCAAGAATTGAGGAGATGGTGGAAAAAGCACAAAGAGAAGTAGAAACAATGATCCGAGAAGAAGGAGAGGCTGCAGCACTGGAAGTTGGTGTAACAGGTATCCATCCGGAATTGATTCGCTTACTTGGACGTATGAAGTTCAGAACAAGTTACGGACAGAATGCATTAAAACATTCTGTAGAAGTAGCACAGCTTTCAGGTTTATTAGCCGGGGAGATTGGCCTGGATGTTCGTATGGCAAAACGTGCAGGTCTATTACATGATATCGGTAAATCAATTGATCATGATGTAGAAGGATCTCATATTCAGATCGGTGCTGATCTTTGTAGAAAATACAAAGAATCCGCAACTGTTATCAATACAGTAGAGTCTCATCATGGAGATACAGAACCACAAACTTTGATTGCATGTGTGGTTCAGGCAGCAGACACAATTTCTGCAGCGAGACCGGGAGCAAGAAGAGAGACAATTGAAACATATACAAACAGATTAAAACAATTAGAAGAGATTACAAACCAGTTTAAAGGGGTTGATAAATCTTTTGCTATTCAGGCAGGTAGAGAGATTCGAGTAATGGTAGTTCCAGAACAGGTAACCGATGATGATATGGTACTTATGGCTAGAGATATTGCAAAACAGATTGAATTTGAATTAGAATATCCGGGTCAGATTAAAGTAAATGTAATTCGTGAATCACGTGTTACAGATTATGCAAAATAA
- a CDS encoding regulatory protein RecX yields MQVTKVEALTKTKWKVELDGQFAFVLYKKEISRFGIEVNGELSEELYEQIKKNVVLKRAKLRAMHLLTDMARTESQLRDKLKRNMYPEDVISQAIAYVKSFGYINDEAYIENFIQSKRETKSRKEIYALLLGKGVSSEQIDLVFEQCYEKNTEQEAISRLIRKRNVDILHASEQELHKLYGYLARKGFQYDDIRQVIQNYKDNA; encoded by the coding sequence ATGCAGGTAACAAAAGTAGAAGCACTGACAAAGACAAAGTGGAAGGTGGAACTGGATGGCCAGTTCGCCTTCGTTTTGTATAAGAAAGAAATATCACGATTTGGAATTGAAGTGAATGGAGAACTCAGTGAAGAATTGTATGAACAGATTAAGAAGAATGTCGTGTTAAAAAGGGCAAAATTGCGGGCGATGCATTTGCTGACAGATATGGCAAGGACAGAATCACAATTGAGGGATAAACTAAAAAGAAATATGTATCCGGAAGATGTGATATCACAAGCAATCGCATATGTAAAATCATTTGGTTATATCAATGATGAAGCATATATTGAAAATTTTATACAAAGCAAACGAGAAACAAAAAGCAGAAAAGAGATTTATGCATTGTTACTTGGAAAAGGAGTGTCATCAGAACAAATTGACCTGGTGTTTGAACAATGTTATGAAAAAAACACAGAGCAAGAGGCAATTTCGCGCCTGATCCGAAAAAGAAATGTGGATATTTTGCATGCTTCCGAGCAAGAATTACACAAATTATATGGTTATCTTGCACGAAAAGGATTTCAATATGATGATATCCGTCAAGTGATACAAAACTATAAGGACAATGCTTGA
- the recA gene encoding recombinase RecA, with product MANANEEKKKALDAAIAKLEKDFGKGAVMKLGDSGAHVNVETVPTGCLSLDLALGLGGVPKGRIIEVYGPESSGKTTVALHMIAEVQKRGGIAGFVDAEHALDPVYAKNIGVDIDELYISQPDSGDQALEIAETMVRSGAMDIIVIDSVAALVPRQEIEGDMGDSHVGLQARLMSQALRKLTPVISKSNCVVIFINQLREKVGVMFGNPETTTGGRALKFYASVRMDVRRIETLKQSGEMVGNRTRIKIVKNKIAPPFKEAEFDIMFGKGISKSGDILDLAANCDVVKKSGAWYAYEGEKIGQGRENAKSFLEANPEIMDEIEKKVRTHYHLGAEYAEDASEDLKLKKAPADVEKVESPEEK from the coding sequence ATGGCGAACGCAAATGAAGAGAAGAAGAAAGCGCTGGATGCAGCGATTGCAAAATTAGAGAAAGATTTTGGTAAAGGGGCAGTGATGAAGCTGGGAGATTCCGGAGCTCATGTGAATGTGGAGACGGTTCCTACAGGTTGTTTGAGTCTTGATCTGGCATTGGGACTTGGCGGAGTGCCAAAGGGAAGAATTATTGAAGTGTACGGACCAGAGTCAAGCGGTAAGACAACAGTTGCATTACATATGATCGCAGAAGTACAGAAGAGAGGCGGAATTGCCGGATTTGTAGATGCAGAGCATGCATTGGATCCTGTTTATGCAAAGAATATAGGTGTTGATATCGACGAGTTATATATTTCGCAGCCGGACAGCGGAGATCAGGCACTTGAGATCGCTGAGACGATGGTGCGTTCAGGAGCGATGGATATTATTGTTATTGACTCTGTAGCAGCATTGGTTCCGAGACAGGAGATTGAAGGGGATATGGGTGACAGTCATGTCGGTCTGCAGGCAAGATTAATGTCACAGGCGTTGAGAAAACTGACACCGGTTATCAGTAAGTCTAATTGCGTTGTTATTTTTATCAATCAGTTGCGAGAAAAAGTTGGAGTTATGTTCGGTAATCCAGAGACAACAACAGGTGGTCGTGCGTTGAAGTTTTATGCTTCTGTGCGTATGGATGTGCGTCGTATTGAGACATTAAAGCAAAGCGGTGAGATGGTAGGTAACCGTACCCGAATCAAGATTGTGAAGAATAAGATTGCACCTCCGTTTAAAGAGGCAGAATTTGATATTATGTTCGGAAAAGGAATTTCTAAATCAGGGGATATTCTGGACCTTGCAGCAAACTGTGATGTTGTGAAGAAGAGTGGTGCATGGTATGCTTATGAAGGAGAGAAAATCGGACAGGGACGTGAAAACGCAAAATCTTTCCTGGAAGCAAACCCAGAGATTATGGATGAAATCGAGAAAAAGGTAAGAACACACTATCATCTTGGGGCAGAATATGCAGAAGATGCTTCAGAGGATCTGAAGTTAAAAAAAGCTCCTGCTGATGTAGAAAAAGTGGAAAGTCCGGAAGAAAAATAA
- a CDS encoding methylglyoxal synthase, with translation MLDENFVTLEIGKAKHIALVAHDGKKKELVEWCDKNKEILKGHFLCGTGTTAKLISEKTGLPVKGYCSGPLGGDQQIGAKIVEGQIDFMIFLWDPLEAQPHDPDVKALLRIAVVYDIPVANNLATADFILHSEFMDKPYERKIENFGKTIQDRVNRMK, from the coding sequence ATGTTGGATGAGAATTTTGTAACATTAGAAATAGGGAAAGCAAAACATATAGCACTTGTAGCCCATGATGGAAAGAAGAAAGAATTGGTAGAATGGTGCGATAAAAACAAAGAAATTTTAAAAGGACATTTTCTTTGTGGTACAGGTACAACAGCAAAATTAATTTCAGAGAAGACGGGACTTCCGGTAAAAGGATATTGCAGTGGACCATTAGGAGGAGACCAGCAGATTGGAGCTAAGATTGTAGAAGGACAGATTGATTTTATGATTTTCCTGTGGGATCCGTTGGAGGCGCAGCCACATGATCCTGATGTAAAAGCATTGCTTAGAATTGCAGTCGTATATGATATTCCGGTAGCGAATAATCTGGCGACAGCAGACTTTATATTGCATTCTGAATTTATGGATAAACCATACGAGAGAAAGATTGAGAATTTTGGTAAGACAATTCAGGATCGTGTGAACCGAATGAAATAG